The DNA region ATTTTAATGCTGATTTCCGGAATTGCATCCAATATTGTATAGAACTCGTTgtaaaaacatgactttttcagcactcgtattCCATACGTATTCGTGTTTAGGGTGTAATTTTGAGCAGCTTTTGTTCCTTGAAAagctttacttctcttgttttatgtttgtcttgttcatttttagtatttcaatttgcatttttcttgattagtttatgtttgtttttggtagtatttggcctattctaccacctcttatcattacattttgcctatctaattttttaatgtttttacagtcactttttcaattttttgcttatttttcacatttatgCTATGAAATGGAaccgtagaggcatagtctgggacaccaaaaaaaatactgcatatttctttttacttaaaatataggaaatgttaataaaaaacacagtcaaagttgacccctaaaaaaatgacgtttttaaaaacattggcaaagtcacataaaacaagtaaatctTTCAtcccataaattttcaaaaaaatatgagtcCTTTTTACCAAtgatttttaaagatcaaaaattggttgaaaaatgattttatggCGATTTTTTAATCGAAGCCCGTCAAAAGGCGGGGTtgagttgtagagggttaagaagaAAATTGTGACTaggtaaattttaattttcaggcCATTTCAAATAGACAAAAGGACGGGTCGACGTTCCCCgacactgcattgatttttcACTaatacataaaatgttattccttccgagtttaatttattaaatttgatgGACATTAAGAAAacaagtatttttgaaatattgaatttgaattttgaatttgaatttatttttttttgttttgttttgttgtaaatagatcgatttttttttgtcaattgacGACATTATTcttcaaaggtcgtcagttcgagtcCCGAGGTGGATGGGAGCTAGTTTCGAGATTCGGATTGCCTCAACGTTCAAAgctttcggacacctagtttcgagtatgaATCTAGTAATAGAAATGGACATGGGCTGTAGAGCAAACgatttgatttaaataaaatagtggtttatggataactttattgaaaaaatcaaatgttttcttACACATGTTTTGTTATACAGTTATATTACTCTTACATCACTCCGCAGAGTAGAAGTAGTACCAATCAAAAGTTCATAATCGTGCAAACCTGatcgaaaaaataaacacacacTCCCAAACTCCCCCTTTACTTTCCACCGCTGCCACCCCAACCGAACAGGCCCTTAACGAATCCGGACATTCCGGCCGTCTGCTTCGCCCCACCCTTCTGCTCGACCTTATCGTCCAACGAGGGAAACTCGACAAAGTTGAGCGCCAGGTCGAAGAACAGCGGCTTGGCCGGAATCGGTTGCATCTCCGGCGTTAGCTTGAACACGTTCGGGTTGCGCGAGTTCAACGAGGAGTCCTCCTTGTACACGGACAGGCGTTCGAACAGCGGCTTGGAGGATTTCGTGCTTTTGCCGTAGAGAACCGACTCCTCGGTGGTGTCCTCCTCGAGGACGCTGTTTGCGTGCGCGGAGAACTTGCAGCCCTCGATGGTTTGGATGAGGCGTTTCAGCTCGTCTTGCAGGTCGAAATCAGCGCAAACGGATTTCTTCGATGCGGTCGCTTGGGACGCATACTTGGTAGAGCGTTCGTACATGGCCACGGCGTCACGCCAACGCTTCAGCGCAACCAGCGTGATGGCGATGTAATAGCAACGGAATGACTTGAAGGAAAgggccaaattttcaatttccgctTGGTACTGGGCGTCCGATTCCATGCCCGGGAGCTGCTGCATTTCTGTTACGTTCTGAAGGATGATTTCATACAAACGGGACAAATCTTGAGGTTTCGTTTTCTTACCCTCGATCTGCACCTTTTCCGGTGCGTTTGGATCGTCCAAACTTAGCTTTCCCTGCGCAACCATGAACAAATTTCTCTCAAGAGTCAATTTTAATCGGGTGTACGAAAGATACGTCAGCAGGTACTGCGTGGCCGTCATGGTTCCACTGTCGCTGCTCGAACGCAACTTCGGGTCCTGTTTTATCTCATCTTTAATCGCCGAAATGGCATCCTTACAGTCCAACAGCACATTCTCCAGCAGTTCAATCTTGGCCGGATAGTCTTTTGCCTTTTCAATACTGTTGGCCAAATCCTGAATGCTAAGCAAGAACAATCGAACCTTCTCCGGCCGTACAGTGACCTTACGTCCGCGCCACTCCGTCGTTTGGAACGCTTCCATGCTTTCGGTTTTGGTCTGCGCAACCAGCGCGCTCAAATTATCCATCATTCCCTGTCCACGCATCTCCAGCAAATTGATCGCACCCTTTTCGCCCACATTGTACGCACAGTAGCGCAGACTCGGCGTCAACTCATCAACCTTTGCCTTATAAACGGCCTGTTCCTCCTCCGGCAGTGCTTGGGCAAGATTCTCGTAAATCATCTGCGCCTTCTTCAAGTTCTCCGCAGCCTGCTTCCACAGCGACAGCTCAAAATGCAACGATCCATGAATCCAGGCCGAGTACGCTTCCGCCTCCAGCTTGGTCCGCGCATCGCAATACTCCGAGTTGCACAGTTCCTGCAGCTGCAGCGCATAAACCGTGGCCTTGCGCATCTTCCCAACCAAATGGAACCGCTTTCTGGGTTCCGTGTTCGACTCCTGGCGCAGCTGCATCGCGTACGCCCAAGCCCGCTCGGCCAACATCAGCGGGATGTGGATGAACCGCTCGTCCGAGTTCTCccgctccagattggccagcgTCACGTCGCGTTTCTTAAAGTGCCGCTTATCGCCCTGGGGCAGATTCAGCGTCTTGCGCAGCCGCTTGACACGCCGCGAGCAGTAACCGCGGTACCGCTGGTAGTCCCCGTGGCGCAGACCATGCTGCAACTGCAAATCCTTGATCACCCGCAAAACTGGAATGTTACAAATCCGGTCAGCCAAGAAGAACGCACCACAAAAAATGAAGAAGAAGCAACTCACTTTCGATGGTGAACACCTTCGACGGTGCGgtctcgtcctcctcctcctcttcatcGACCTCCATCTCCTTTGCGGGGTCCGCGTTCTCCTTGTTGGCTTCCGGCTTGCTCGACTTGGATTCGACCATTTTTCCGGGCTAAATTTGCTGGAAAATGAGAAAAACTTCAACTCTGATGTTGGCACTTTCACTGAAACGATGTGCGACGACTCTGACAGAAGTGTGTCGTGTTGACAAAGTTTTTGACGTTTCTGACTGAAGGTGGGGATGTCACATTTTGAATAGATGTTTGCAGATTTTCTACCCCGGTGTGTGCAGAGATGTGCTGAGGGGCTGTTGAAATAAAACGAAACGCTtaagccaaattttttttccaaacgaTTTTGTATTGGGAATGTTACTTTCAGTTATGGTCATCTTAGCATGCTAGCAATTTTAGCGATTTATTATTGTAGGGATTACGACAATTATATTTAACTTCTTGCGAATGTTTGGAATATGTAACATTTGAACAGAAAATATCCTAGAACAaggatcacaaaaaaaaaactaaaaaccttAGTAGTAAATTATGAAgttctaaaaatcataaattctaaaatccaattttaaaaacagtgtaaaatgttaaaaataaaaattgttcagtacaaaaaaaaaaaaaaatgctaaaagacCTATTGCAAACTACTTCAAAATATAcaatcataaaaatcaaaatatccaaaaaaatattaaattattatttaaagcTTAGAATTATTGCCTTCTCGAATTTCAGAAAtctatttcagaattttaaaaatttataactttaaaattttagaagtctatattttgaacttgTAGGAGtttagaaatttataaatttttttttaaatttaagaattctagaatgttagaaattatgtttttttttttttaaattaatttttattaagattttaagaatgttgaaatttttgaattttttatgcatagaatttaaaaatgtaataattttaatatgcatgttacaatttaagaattcaataattaaattttacaatatctaaaatttagaatttcagagttgATACGATTTTTATAtgcaaagaaattttaaaagttttagaaataagtaatttaagaatttcagaattttacatTCCTATAATtccagaatttttaattttggagcatagaattttagaattcctaTAATTTAAGAATATCTGAAATTCAGAGTTTTAGATCTTtagccgggacccgtggtgtaggggtaagcgtggttgcctctcacccagtcggcctgggttcgatgccagaaggtcccggtggcatttttcgagacgagatttatctgatcacgccttccgtcggacggggaagtaaatgttggccccggtctaacctagacagggttgttacggaaaagtcgagaaaaaatccgcgccagatccgcgccgacccctgaactcaatccgcgcgaaatccgcgccatataaaaaaaatcgcgacaaacaaAGAAAAGAGTAAGAgagtgaatgaaattttaaacaaaaaaagaataatacagaaggcatttggatcagtaccgttgatcagttgtggattcatatcccacctgtaccaaatggaacaatttttgccatttctgaaacaatataagcattttttgcaacacttttaatatcgttgctttaaaaacaaattcaggaaaaaaattaaattcaaaaattaaaaaaaaagaattaaaaccataaaataaatcgccaaaactttactctggaaaatctctggaaaatttctattattttcttctctaaatttctctaaacaaaaatatgactccaaaaatgatccgaactaaaaaaaaaacaacaaaaaaaataataatttaataatttaataatttaataatttaataatttaataatttaataatttaataatttaataatttaataatttaataatttaataatttaataatttaataatttaataatttaataatttaataatttaataatttaataatttaataatttaataatttaataatttaataatttaataatttaataatttaataatttaataatttaataatttaataatttaataatttaataatttaataatttaataatttaataatttaatactttaataatttattaatttaataatttaataatttaataatttaataatttaataatttaataatttaataatttaataatttaataatttaataatttaataatttaataatttaataatttaataatttaataatttaataatttaataatttaataatttaataatttaataatttaataatttaataatttaataatttaataatttaataatttaataatttaataatttaataatttaataatttaatcatttaataatttaataatttaataatttaataatttaataatttaataatttaataatttaataatttaataatttaataatttaataatttaataatttaataatttaataatttaataatttaataatttaataatttaataatttaataatttaataatttaataatttaataatttaataatttaataatttaataatttaataatttaataatttaataatttattaatttaataatttaataatttaataatttaataatttaaaaatttaataatttaataatttaataatttaataatttaataatttaataatttaataatttaataatttaataatttaataatttaataatttaataatttaataatttaataatttaataatttaataatttaataatttaataatttaataatttaataatttaataatttaataatttaataatttaataatttaataatttaataatttaataatttaataatttaataatttaataatttaataatttaataatttaataatttaataatttaataatttaataatttaataatttaataatttaataatttaataatttaataatttaataatttattaatttaataatttattaatttaataaatgcATAAATTAGTTTATTAATTAtgttattatttaattatttaattatttaattatttaattatttaattatttaattatttaattatttaattatttaattatttaattatttaattatttaattattaattatttaattatttaattatttaattatttaattatttaattatttaattatttaattatttaattatttaattatttaattatttaattatttaattatttaattatttaattatttaattatttaattatttaattatttaattatttaattatttaattatttaattatttaattatttaattatttaattatttaattatttaattatttaattatttaattatttaattatttaattctttaattatttaattatttaattatattattatttaattattaaattatttaattatttaattatttaattatttaattatttaattatttaattatttaattatttaattatttaattatttaattatttaattatttaattatttaattatttaattatttaattatttaattatttaattatttaattatttaattatttaattatttaattatttaattatttaattatttaattatttaattatttaattatt from Culex quinquefasciatus strain JHB chromosome 3, VPISU_Cqui_1.0_pri_paternal, whole genome shotgun sequence includes:
- the LOC6040507 gene encoding signal recognition particle subunit SRP68 is translated as MVESKSSKPEANKENADPAKEMEVDEEEEEDETAPSKVFTIEILRVIKDLQLQHGLRHGDYQRYRGYCSRRVKRLRKTLNLPQGDKRHFKKRDVTLANLERENSDERFIHIPLMLAERAWAYAMQLRQESNTEPRKRFHLVGKMRKATVYALQLQELCNSEYCDARTKLEAEAYSAWIHGSLHFELSLWKQAAENLKKAQMIYENLAQALPEEEQAVYKAKVDELTPSLRYCAYNVGEKGAINLLEMRGQGMMDNLSALVAQTKTESMEAFQTTEWRGRKVTVRPEKVRLFLLSIQDLANSIEKAKDYPAKIELLENVLLDCKDAISAIKDEIKQDPKLRSSSDSGTMTATQYLLTYLSYTRLKLTLERNLFMVAQGKLSLDDPNAPEKVQIEGKKTKPQDLSRLYEIILQNVTEMQQLPGMESDAQYQAEIENLALSFKSFRCYYIAITLVALKRWRDAVAMYERSTKYASQATASKKSVCADFDLQDELKRLIQTIEGCKFSAHANSVLEEDTTEESVLYGKSTKSSKPLFERLSVYKEDSSLNSRNPNVFKLTPEMQPIPAKPLFFDLALNFVEFPSLDDKVEQKGGAKQTAGMSGFVKGLFGWGGSGGK